In Runella slithyformis DSM 19594, the DNA window ACATCTGCTCCTGCGGCTTTGGCTTCGAGTAGGCTGCGCTTTGAGCCGGGCACCCGTATCATATCGCCAAACGAACAGAGAATCACCCCCTTTTCTTCGGCCAAGTACACGGCTTTGTCAATGAGATTCAGGGGCGTTACGCATACAGGGCAGCCGGGGCCGTGTATCATTTGAATCTCTTTGGGTAGAAGATTTAAAAGGCCGTTTTTGACCAAACTGTGCGTTTGTCCACCGCAAATCTCCATGATTGCCCACGGGCGAGTTACGGTTTTTTGAAGCTCATGGAGGTATTTTTCGACGAGTTCGGGGGTACGGTATTCGGATATATATTTCATTGTTAAACCATTAAGAAGTTAAGAGACAGGAAGAGCTATAAATCTTGGCGGTCTATTTGCGACGCTTCCACCAACTCATCTATTTCTCCAATTTCTTCTAAGTATTGAAACGTCCTTTGGGCTTCTTCTTCGTCCACCACACTGATAGCCACTCCCACGTGTACAAGCACATAGTCGCCCACGTTGGCATGGGGTACCATGTCGAGGCTGGCTTCTTTGGTAATACCGCCAAACAGGATTTTGGCCATCCGAACAGCTCCACCGTATTGATAATCAACCGATTGTATTTTACCTGGAATTGCGAGACACATGATTTTAGATATTTTTTGATGAAAATTGTAAGATTCAAAGTTATTCTTTGTATTGTTCAATAAAAAATTAGGCGGGTATTATTAGAAAAAATTTTCTAATAATACCCGCCTTTTGAACTGCAACAACAGTTGCGGTGCTCAAAAACAGCGTCTGATGCCTCCCAACAGCAGTAGTACCAATTGTCCTCCTAAAATACCCAGATACAGCCGGGTTGAGCCGGTGGGGGCATTAGCCGACGATTTAGCCGAGGTGGCATCCATTACTTGTTCTTCTTGCATTTTATAGCCTTTTACCGCTTGCTTTTGGTTGGAAGACTGACTTTTTTCTGCCATTTGCTCCGATACCGCCTCGTTGGGCTTATACTGTTTCACTTTGTTGGGGTCGTTCCACTCATTTTTGTCAGAAATGCGCTTGGCGAGGGCTTCGGCAATGGGCTTGCCCGTGGCGGTTTCTACGTTTTTGACCCATTTGGCTACGTCGGCGGGTTTGACACTGCCGCTCGCTATCGCAATGCCCTTGATGAATTGGTGCAGTTCGGGGTGGTCGCAGGTAGTATGCCCGCACGACACGCCGTGTTTAGCCACTGATTCTACATAGATTTTTGACAAATCTTTCTTAACCTCCTCTGAAGGGTTCCAGTATCCTTTTCGAACTGCTTCCAACATTCGAGCCGACATAGACTCACGGGCATGGGGACTGTGTTCTTCAAAAAATTCGTTTGTCTTGAGCTTGTAACGGTCTTTGAGCCATACCTCATAAAACTCTTGCCATTTTTCGGCAGTAACAACCTCAGGATAAACCACTTGCCAGCCCCATAGATACTCCACACCCTGCATAACGTGACGAGCACCGGAGTAACCCTCGGCGGTCATGGCTTTGATATATTCGGGATTGAAGTAGCGTGAGCGTAATTCTTGGCCCATGAACCGTTCGAGCGACTGGTATTTTTCACTGCCTTTGGTGCGTAGGTCGGCCACCATCACGGATGGGCTTTTCTTGGTTTTGTCTAAGTGGCGTACACCCAGTGCAATGGCCCCCGCAAAACCAAAGAAGTCGTCGTTGTCTAAACTCATGTAAAGCGAACTGCTGCGGCTGTGTACAATGGCTTGCGTACCTTTGAGAGCCTCTTTGTATTCCGTTTCCATGCTTTCGCCCCAAATACCGCCACCATAGCCATTGCCCATGCGTCTGATATAAAGTTCGGCAATTTGGCTTTCGTTATCCCAAGTGCCTGAGGCATAGGCAGCTTCTGATACTTTACTGCCGTATGTGCCTGATGGCTCGGCAAAAATCCGAATCTGACTGCGGATACGGGCTTGGGCGCTATCCATACCGCTTTCAATGAGTTTTTTGCGGGTGGCTTCGCTGTGATTGCGAACGGGGTTATCGGCTTCGGGCGAAGATGCCGCCAACCTAAATGCTTTATCCATAAGTTCAAAAAACATCGGAAACGTGTCA includes these proteins:
- a CDS encoding HypC/HybG/HupF family hydrogenase formation chaperone; this translates as MCLAIPGKIQSVDYQYGGAVRMAKILFGGITKEASLDMVPHANVGDYVLVHVGVAISVVDEEEAQRTFQYLEEIGEIDELVEASQIDRQDL